Proteins encoded by one window of Mustelus asterias unplaced genomic scaffold, sMusAst1.hap1.1 HAP1_SCAFFOLD_96, whole genome shotgun sequence:
- the LOC144484238 gene encoding uncharacterized protein LOC144484238 gives MEGESTVNSGEKPYTCSVCGRTFSRSSGLLKHKCSHNREKQWKCGDCGKRFRFPSELKTHRHNHTGERPFTCSECGKGFTTSSILLTHRRVHTGERPFTCSKCGMGFICSSHLLKHRWVHTGERPFNCHECGKGFATSSILLTHQRVHTRERPFRCSDCGKGFPTSSILLKHQRVHTGERPFTCSDCGKGFTDSSDLLKHQRIHNGERPFICSECGKRFTQSFNLLKHQRGHTGERPFTCSECGRGFSQSFILLKHQRVHTGERPFTCSSCGKGFIDSSTLQRHQRVHTGERPFTCSGCGKRFSQSSNLVKHQRIHTGDRPFTCSVCGKGFTQSPHLLKHQRVHE, from the coding sequence atggaaggggaAAGCACGGTTaacagtggagagaaaccgtacacctgttctgtgtgtggacgaacattcagccgatcatctggcctgttgaaacataaatgcagtcacaacagggagaaacaatggaaatgtggagactgtgggaagagattcagattCCCATCTGAACTGAAAACTCATCGACAcaatcacactggagagagaccattcacctgctctgagtgtgggaagggattcactacctcatccatcttgctgacacaccggcgagttcacactggggagagaccgttcacctgctccaagtgtgggatgggattcatttgttcatcccatctgctgaaacaccggtgggttcacactggggagaggccattcaactgtcatgagtgtgggaagggattcgctaccTCATCaatcctgctgacacaccagagagttcacactagagagagaccattcagatgctctgattgtgggaagggattccctaCCTCTTCtatcctgctgaaacaccagcgagttcacactggagagaggccgttcacctgctctgattgtgggaagggattcactgattcatccgacctgctgaaacaccagagaattcataacggggagaggccatttatctgctccgagtgtgggaagagattcactcaatcatTCAACCTCCTAAAACACCAGCGAggtcacaccggagagaggccgttcacctgctctgagtgtgggaggggcttcagtcagtcattcatcttgttgaaacaccagcgagttcacactggggagaggccattcacttgctccagttgtgggaagggatttattgattcatccaccctgcagagacaccagcgagttcacaccggggagagaccattcacctgctctggttgtggtaagagattcagtcaatcatccaacctggtaaagcaccagcgaattcacactggggacaggccattcacctgctccgtgtgtgggaagggattcactcagtcacctcacctgctgaaacaccagcgtgttcacgagtga
- the LOC144484237 gene encoding uncharacterized protein LOC144484237, with amino-acid sequence MLTRQRARNSESSFTCSVCGKKFMCSSNLLAHQLDHIIQKPLQSSDSGQSIETSEEQAQHQLLHTDERPFSCSHCGKRFSQSSRLAEHQLLHTHERPFSCSHCGESFSDSVHLTEHQQVHTKDRPFSCSQCGKRFTQSSHCTVHQQIHFQKRHFKCFKCEKTFKRRISLLRHQGTHTGERPYVCPVCGKAFTCLQHLLSHRPIHTGEKAFSCSVCGKAFTESSSLRRHRRIHTGEKPFSCSICGKRFAQFSSCNQHQRIHSDKRPFQCSECNKTFKRSDDLLKHKRIHTGERPFLCSVCGKGFAQSSGLLRHQRIHTGEKPFTCSVCGKGFTDSSYMLKHQRAHTATEPFTCSLCGKGFTDPSRLQRHQRVHTGAKPFNCSMCGKGFNQYYSLLKHRRLHV; translated from the coding sequence atgctgacacgacagcgagctcgcaatagtgagagttcattcacctgctccgtgtgtgggaagaaattcatgtgttcgtccaacctgctggctcaccaactcgatcacattattcagaagcctcttcaaagctctgactctgggcaaagcattgaaacctctgaggaacaggcccaacaccagctccttcacactgacgagagaccgttcagctgctcccactgcgggaagaggttcagccagtcctcccgccttgcagagcaccagctccttcacacacacgagagaccgttcagctgctctcactgtggagAGTCATTCAGCGactcagtgcatctcactgagcaccaacaagttcacaccaaggacaggccattcagctgctcccagtgtgggaagagattcactcagtcctcccactgcaccgttcaccaacagattcattttcagaagagacattttaaatgctttaaatgtgagaagaccttcaaaagaaggattagtctgctgagacaccagggcactcacactggggagagaccatacgTTTGCCCTGTTTGTGGGAAAGCATTTACTTGTTTGCAGCATCTGCTAAGTCaccggcctattcacaccggggagaaggcattcagctgctccgtgtgtgggaaggctttcacggagtcatccagcctccggagacaccgccgcattcacacaggggagaagccgttctccTGCTCCATTTGTGGCAAAAGATTTGCTCAGTTTTCCTCCTGCAAtcaacaccaacgcattcactctgataagagaccttttcaatgctcagaatgcaataagacctttaaaagaagtgatgatctgctgaaacacaaacgcattcacaccggggagaggccgttcctgtgctctgtgtgtggaaagggattcgctcagtcatctggcctgctgagacaccaacgcattcacaccggggagaagccgttcacctgctctgtgtgtgggaagggattcactgattcatcctatatgctgaaacaccagcgggctcacactgcgacagaaccgttcacctgctccctgtgtgggaagggattcactgatccatcccgcctgcagagacaccagcgagttcacactggggcaaaacctttcaactgctccatgtgtgggaagggatttaatcagtattacagcctgctgaaacatagacgacttcatgtgtga
- the LOC144484243 gene encoding uncharacterized protein LOC144484243: MEKPWKCGDCGKGFSFPSQLEIHRRSHSGERPFTCSVCGKGYTQIIDLQRHQRVHTGERPFTCSVCGKGFTRLSSLQRHHRFHTGERPFICSVCGKGFTQLIDLQSHQRVHTGERPFTCCVCGKGFSVASGLRRHQLVHTGERSFTCSVCGKGFSQLPYLLRHNVTHTQERPFKCSDCGRDFKSSQLMMSHQRIHTEERPFSCSHCTKRFRSSSALRTHQRVHTGERPFPCTVCGKGFTHSSRLQKHQRVHKSESYRTEEAFQPIESALTKLY; the protein is encoded by the coding sequence atggagaaaccgtggaaatgtggggactgtgggaaaggattcagtttcccatctcagctggaaattcatcgacgcagtcactctggggagagaccattcacctgctctgtgtgtgggaagggatacactcagaTAATTGATttacagagacaccagcgagttcacactggggagaggccatttacttgctctgtgtgtgggaaaggattcactcggttatccagtctgcagagacaccatcgatttcacactggggagagacctttcatctgctctgtgtgtgggaagggattcactcagttaattgATTTGCAgagccatcagcgagttcacactggggagaggccattcacttgctgtgtgtgtgggaaaggattcagtgtggCATcaggcctgcggagacaccagttagttcacactggggagaggtcattcacttgctctgtgtgtgggaaaggcttCAGTCAGTTGCCCTACTTGCTGAGGCACAATGTCACTCACACCcaagagagaccctttaaatgctctgactgtgggagggatttcaaaagctctcagctaatgatgtcccaccagcgcattcacactgaggagagacctttcagctgctctcactgcacaaagagattcagATCGTCATctgccctgcggacacaccagcgagttcacactggggagaggccattcccctgcaccgtgtgtgggaagggattcacacatTCATCCcgactgcagaaacaccagcgagttcacaagtcagAGTCATACcgtacagaagaggcctttcagcccatcgagtctgcactgacaaaactatacTAA